TGCTAAGAAGATCTGTATAAACAAAGGTTTAGTCTTTAGAGAAGCATATCTAATAGGTTCTAGAGCTAGAGGAGACTATCTTGAAGATAGCGATGCAGATTTAATCTTGCTAGTGGATGGTGTTGAAGGGTTAAACATGATTGAAAGGCTTAAGCTATTTTTTGAAGCGCTAGCACCAAGAATCGAGTTTACTGTTTATACAACAACCGAATGGCTTGAAAAAGAATCGATTTGGATTAATGAGCTTAAAAAAGAAGCAGTTAAGCTTGAATAAAGCCATCTATAAACTAAAGTAAAATTACACTTTTATAGACGATGCGCTATAAAACCTCTTTTAGCCCATTTTTCGGCTTTAAGCAAAGATTTTATAAAAGCTATAGCAAAGAATGATATAATAATGATGAAGATTAGGCAATACGTTCGCTAAAGTAAGGATATTCAATCCAACTGTTTCTTCTAACTATCTAGACTTGGAATTGCTTGTTGATGCTGGCAGTACTTATACTTGGGTTAAGCGTGGCAATTTAGAAAAAATAGGTATAAAGCCTATGAATAAATGGAAGTTTAAGACAATTGAGGGCAAAATAATTGAACGTGAAATTGGTGAAGCTCTTATTG
This Candidatus Bathyarchaeota archaeon DNA region includes the following protein-coding sequences:
- a CDS encoding nucleotidyltransferase domain-containing protein — translated: MGKAISALNSQEKILKRARKFIEDAKKICINKGLVFREAYLIGSRARGDYLEDSDADLILLVDGVEGLNMIERLKLFFEALAPRIEFTVYTTTEWLEKESIWINELKKEAVKLE